The following proteins are co-located in the Apis mellifera strain DH4 linkage group LG9, Amel_HAv3.1, whole genome shotgun sequence genome:
- the LOC726941 gene encoding ATP-binding cassette sub-family A member 2 isoform X2: protein MTKELRTFGLLLYKNLIVRKKHWKTTIFLQCLIPISLFILIQAIRDFSVQPPLVFNESTYYPIQTKQKLTLLNREFTQLYYVPQNAYTKNILEDVRMCLKLSHENVVGFLTENDMINAYTMLQAKSPTTDVLALVFEQYNTTDIRYKIRHSFKIPNILFQNMFDQPHYNAHTIYLNTIPFVQLQICVDETFIHHIASQPMMDIKLSIQRMPYPPHVKIDESDTMLRLVICMFAVIAFLIPLCIETNYATKEKYIGVNVLMAMNGVKQYQNLLSWLIVGIIFSIFYTVPIIILFKNTFSGNVDPYLYYSNTFIFWIILTAHVAHLISFGMHIAAYFSKPRFVIITLSIIYSASFSLHGHLIREEIFSIIPYLGILFPNMLLYKFFEEVNGYESHLTGIQWSNMFIVGDVQYNITGCIGFIFIFSIFGTLLHFSLSVYINAVFPGKYGIRKDPFYFLKYLKKNKINLDENIEDFDYNNIDNENFEPIAKGILIPGIQIRNLKKTYKSTCFQKSTVQALKGISMDLYKGQITALLGHNGAGKTTLMSILTGVISPTEGKVIINGKNIAKHLQCIRNNLGLCPQENIVFPDLSVFEQLKFFGLLKGINKTQKEIQQNVNILLDKLKLHEKRNVLPNKLSGGQKRRLCLGMALVGDADIIILDEPTSGMDPETRRDIWDIILKIRGKKTILISTHNMEEADILGDRIAIVHGGRLKCYGTSMFLKKQYGYGHIEVTLSTKSWCNAEKIINKFDPRTQQINVDSEKIVLSVPNTETLPQSLDNVENQKKNLGVTGISVSLITLEEVFLKVIKNEDNGKHLNELYCPPSQKIEGWSLCIQTILALYHKKLIYTKKNLTNVILTYLLPLFSVVLIGLSYDTPSDSTNIFPLELNMYKHPKALYSFKNESIGTENSIQIKYFGGITENIKQNTSVTQALLDRAIQNIAEYRNNYIVSAEFNISDGVLYANGFYSGIAIHSVPLTINLLSNALIKSIAGDEYSIHVSSQKLPNALSATILYMPENESLTRVLIFCCFFFPTVALFVVHPFQETETKMKQLQRMTGVTSFSYWFTMFTFDLLVLTDIIVIIVLGFYAMDIILDIRLYYVIEIFTMILLLFLFGINSLIISYIFSFINKSRNTIITVLSLVPVGFVLFQYLLHEVIHNFDNLKILYSIQKNLFRLIPHVSLFHGQLSFFNIAIQNARCRQLPNRLQDVVCLAVSDICCEERLPHKFYAKILNQNLKNPCDIKDDQVKKEKHAVAVEIRKLLNRGEAKKINKKKIKTVSTTENNLLESPENNKDSLFLVYELSKYYGKLMAVQEISFRVKQRECFGLLGVNGAGKSTTFRMLTGEEIPNSGIMYLGNSEININRKDYLAQMGYCPQTDALLNSLNAFDHLRLFALLRGIPKSKVDLEVNKWINRLDLNACMHQPSNTYSGGNKRRLNIAMALIGNPTLVLLDEPTTGVDPAARRLLWNILKSCQKMGQAIILTSHSMEECEALCNRLVIMVKGQLVCIGASQELKQRFDAGYDIHIKLNPSRTDDDVINIKKIIESSLLCEIRDENLGFIAYHVNDIGTTWEKMYNTMNDLKRQYSCIQDYAVLSATLEQLFIQFARGTELTKSKTSTVDSTTQTTNV, encoded by the exons ATGACAAAGGAATTAAGAACTTTTGGCttgcttttatataaaaatttaatagttagaAAAAAGCATTGGAAAAcgacaatatttttacaatgtttGATACCTATTagcttatttatattgatacaaGCTATAAGAGATTTCAGTGTGCAACCACCTCTTGTATTTAATGAAAGTACATATTATCCTATACAAAccaaacaaaaattaacattattaaatagagaatttacacaattatattatgtaccaCAGAATGcgtatacaaaaaatattttagaagatgTTCGTAtgtgtttaaaattatcacatGAAAATGTAGTTGGTTTTTTAACTGAGAATGATATGATTAATGCTTATACAATGTTGCAAGCCAAATCTCCTACTACAGATGTTTTAGCTCTTGTTTTtgaacaatataatacaactgacataagatataaaatcagacattcttttaaaattccaaatatattattccaaaatatGTTTGATCAACCTCATTATAATGCACAtaccatatatttaaataccatTCCATTTGTGCAATTACAAATATGTGTTGATGAAACTTTTATACATCACATAGCATCACAACCTATGATGGATATAAAG cTGTCAATACAAAGAATGCCTTATCCTCCACATGTCAAAATAGATGAATCTGATACAATGTTAAGATTGGTGATATGTATGTTTGCAGTTATTGCTTTTTTAATACCACTTTGTATAGAAACAAATTAtgcaacaaaagaaaaatatattggtgTAAATGTTTTAATGGCAATGAATGGAGTTAAACAGTATCAGAATTTATTAAGTTGGTTGATTGTTGGcattatatttagtattttttatacagtaccaataataatattatttaaaaacacttTTTCTGGAAATGTTGatccatatttatattatagtaatacttttatattttggataatACTCACAGCACATGTTGctcatttaatatcatttggTATGCATATTGCtgcatatttttcaaaac caCGTTTTGTGATAATAAcactatcaattatttattctgcTTCTTTTTCACTTCATGGACATTTAATAAGAGAAGAAATCTTTTCTATAATACCATATTTaggaatattatttccaaatatgttgttatataaattttttgaagaagtaAATGGATATGAATCTCAct taacTGGTATTCAATGGTCAAATATGTTTATTGTTGGAgatgtacaatataatattacaggatgtattggatttatatttattttttcaatttttggtactctattacatttttcattatctgtatatattaatGCTGTATTCCCAGGAAAATATGGTATTCGTAAagatccattttattttttgaag tatttaaaaaagaataaaataaatcttgatgaaaatatagaggattttgattataataacatagataatgaaaattttgaaccaATTGCAAAAGGAATACTTATTCCTGGAATACAAATCcgtaatcttaaaaaaacatataaaagtaCTTGTTTCCAAAAATCA aCAGTTCAAGCTTTAAAGGGAATTTCAATGGATTTATATAAAGGACAAATAACAGCTTTATTGGGACATAATGGGGCTGGGAAAACTACACTTATGTCTATCTTGACAG gCGTAATAAGTCCAACTGAAggaaaagttattataaatgGTAAAAACATAGCAAAACATTTACAATGTATTAGAAACAATTTGGGTTTATGCCCTCaagaaaatatagtttttcCTGATTTAAGTGtatttgaacaattaaaattttttggtcTA CTAAAaggtataaataaaacacagaaagaaattcaacaaaatgttaatatcctattggataaattaaagttacacgaaaaaagaaatgttcttccaaataaattatctGGAGGACAAAAGAGAAGATTATGTCTTGGAATGGCACTTGTTGGTGATgctgatattataattttagacgAACCAACTTCTGGAATGGATCCTGAAACTAGAAGAGATATAtgggatattattttaaaaataagaggaaagaaaacaattttaattagtacACATAATATGGAAGAGGCTGATATACTTGGAGATCGAATTGCTATTGTACATGGAGGACGATTAAAATGTTATGGCACATcaatgtttttgaaaaaacaatatgGTTATGGTCATATTGAAGTCACTTTATCAACAAAATCATGGTGTAAtgcagaaaaaattataaataaatttgatccaAGGACACAACAAATAAATGTTGATAGTGAGAAGATTGTTTTAAGTGTACCGAATACTGAAACTTTACCACAATCTTTAGATAAtgttgaaaatcaaaaaaaaaatctgggAGTTACTGGGATTAGTGTATCATTGATTACTTTAGaggaagtatttttaaaagtaattaaaaatgaagataatgGGAAGCatttgaatgaattatattgTCCTCCATCACAAAAAATAGAAGGATGGAGTTTATGCATACAAACAATTTTAGCGCTGTATCAtaagaaattgatatacaccaagaaaaatttaactaaCGTAATATTAACGTATCTTTTACCACTTTTTTCGGTCGTGTTAATAGGCTTAAGTTATGATACGCCTAGTGATTCAACGAATATATTTCCATTAGAActtaatatgtataaacatCCAAAAGctctatattcttttaaaaacgaaAGTATTGGAacagaaaattcaattcaaataaaatattttggtgGAATTACAGAaaacataaaacaaaatacaagCGTTACACAAGCTTTATTGGATCGTGCTATTCAAAATATAGCAGaatatcgtaataattatattgtttctgcagaatttaatatttctgatgGAGTTTTATATGCTAATGGTTTTTATTCTGGGATTGCAATTCACAGTGTGCCattaactataaatttattatcaaatgcattaattaaaagtatagcTGGTGATGAATATTCTATTCATGTTTCAAGCCAAAAATTACCAAATGCATTGTCTGCTACAATATTGTACATGCCAGAAAATGAATCTTTAACAAGAGTATTGATCTTTTgctgttttttctttcctacTGTAGCACTCTTTGTAGTCCATCCTTTTCAAGAAACAGAGACTAAAATGAAACAACTCCAGAGAATGACAGGAGTTACCTCTTTTTCATATTGGTTTACTATGTttacttttgatttattagTTCTTACAGATATCATAGTTATTATTGTACTAGGATTTTATGCCATGGATATCATCTTGGATATACGCTTATATTATGTGatagaaatat ttacaATGATATTACTGCTATTTCTTTTTggtataaattctttaatcatatcatatatcttcagtttcattaataaatcaagaaaCACAATAATAACTGTTTTAAGTCTTGTACCTGTTGGATTTg ttttatttcaatatcttttacaCGAAGTgattcataattttgataatctcaaaattttatattcgattcagAAAAATCTATTTCGTTTGATACCTCATGTGAGCCTATTTCATGGTCAATtgtcttttttcaatatagcTATACAAAATGCAAGATGTCGTCAATTACCAAATAGATTGCAAGATGTAGTTTGTTTAGCTGTTTCAGATATATGTTGTG agGAACGTTTACCGCATAAATTCTATgctaaaatattgaatcaaaatttaaaaaatccatgTGATATAAAAGATGATCAAgtaaaaaaggagaaacatGCAGTAGCagtagaaattagaaaattattaaaccgtg gtgaagcaaaaaaaattaataagaagaaaattaaaacggTTTCTACtactgaaaataatttgttagaaagtccagaaaataataaagatagtCTATTTTTAGTTTATGAATTGAGCAAATATTATGGGAAATTAATGGCAGTGCAGGAAATTAGTTTTAGAGTAAAACAACGAGAATGTTTTGGATTACTTGGAGTTAATGGTGCTGGAAAAAGCACCACATTTAGAATGTTAACTGGTGAAGAAATACCAAATAGTGGTATCATGTACTTAGgaaattcagaaattaatattaatcgaaaagat taTCTAGCTCAAATGGGATATTGTCCACAAACTGATGCATTGCTCAATTCCTTGAATGCATTTGATCATTTAAGATTATTTGCTTTACTTCGCGGTATTCCTAAATCAAAAGTGGATTTAGAAGTTAACAAATGGATTAATAGACTCg ATTTAAATGCTTGTATGCATCAACCAAGTAATACATATAGCGGTGGTAATAAACGACGTTTGAATATTGCAATGGCACTTATTGGAAATCCGACTCTCGTTCTATTGGATGAACCAACGACGGGAGTTGATCCTGCGGCTAGAAGATTGCTTTGGAATATACTTAAATCTTGTCAAAAAATGGGACAAGCTATTATACTTACTTCTCATAG cATGGAAGAATGCGAAGCTTTATGCAATAGATTAGTCATAATGGTAAAAGGTCAATTAGTTTGCATCGGTGCAAGTCAGGAATTGAAACAACGATTCGATGCTGGTTACGATAttcacattaaattaaatccaagTCGAACGGATGATGatgttatcaatataaaaaagattatagaaTCATCTCTACTTTGTGAAATTAGAGATGAGAATTTG gGATTTATAGCGTATCACGTGAATGATATTGGAACCACATGGGAAAAGATGTATAATACAATGAACGATTTAAAAAGACAATACAGTTGTATCCAAGATTATGCTGTTTTATCTGCTACTTTAGAACAACTTTTTATTCAGTTTGCCAGAGGAACTGAATTAACAAAATCTAAAACATCTACAGTGGATTCCACTACACAAACAACAaatgtgtaa
- the LOC726941 gene encoding ATP-binding cassette sub-family A member 2 isoform X1, with the protein MTKELRTFGLLLYKNLIVRKKHWKTTIFLQCLIPISLFILIQAIRDFSVQPPLVFNESTYYPIQTKQKLTLLNREFTQLYYVPQNAYTKNILEDVRMCLKLSHENVVGFLTENDMINAYTMLQAKSPTTDVLALVFEQYNTTDIRYKIRHSFKIPNILFQNMFDQPHYNAHTIYLNTIPFVQLQICVDETFIHHIASQPMMDIKLSIQRMPYPPHVKIDESDTMLRLVICMFAVIAFLIPLCIETNYATKEKYIGVNVLMAMNGVKQYQNLLSWLIVGIIFSIFYTVPIIILFKNTFSGNVDPYLYYSNTFIFWIILTAHVAHLISFGMHIAAYFSKPRFVIITLSIIYSASFSLHGHLIREEIFSIIPYLGILFPNMLLYKFFEEVNGYESHLTGIQWSNMFIVGDVQYNITGCIGFIFIFSIFGTLLHFSLSVYINAVFPGKYGIRKDPFYFLKYLKKNKINLDENIEDFDYNNIDNENFEPIAKGILIPGIQIRNLKKTYKSTCFQKSTVQALKGISMDLYKGQITALLGHNGAGKTTLMSILTGVISPTEGKVIINGKNIAKHLQCIRNNLGLCPQENIVFPDLSVFEQLKFFGLLKGINKTQKEIQQNVNILLDKLKLHEKRNVLPNKLSGGQKRRLCLGMALVGDADIIILDEPTSGMDPETRRDIWDIILKIRGKKTILISTHNMEEADILGDRIAIVHGGRLKCYGTSMFLKKQYGYGHIEVTLSTKSWCNAEKIINKFDPRTQQINVDSEKIVLSVPNTETLPQSLDNVENQKKNLGVTGISVSLITLEEVFLKVIKNEDNGKHLNELYCPPSQKIEGWSLCIQTILALYHKKLIYTKKNLTNVILTYLLPLFSVVLIGLSYDTPSDSTNIFPLELNMYKHPKALYSFKNESIGTENSIQIKYFGGITENIKQNTSVTQALLDRAIQNIAEYRNNYIVSAEFNISDGVLYANGFYSGIAIHSVPLTINLLSNALIKSIAGDEYSIHVSSQKLPNALSATILYMPENESLTRVLIFCCFFFPTVALFVVHPFQETETKMKQLQRMTGVTSFSYWFTMFTFDLLVLTDIIVIIVLGFYAMDIILDIRLYYVIEIFTMILLLFLFGINSLIISYIFSFINKSRNTIITVLSLVPVGFVLFQYLLHEVIHNFDNLKILYSIQKNLFRLIPHVSLFHGQLSFFNIAIQNARCRQLPNRLQDVVCLAVSDICCGLDCVDGVCKNQLSYFSNYDNDMSLKECIIYLSLTPLIYFTILIILEERLPHKFYAKILNQNLKNPCDIKDDQVKKEKHAVAVEIRKLLNRGEAKKINKKKIKTVSTTENNLLESPENNKDSLFLVYELSKYYGKLMAVQEISFRVKQRECFGLLGVNGAGKSTTFRMLTGEEIPNSGIMYLGNSEININRKDYLAQMGYCPQTDALLNSLNAFDHLRLFALLRGIPKSKVDLEVNKWINRLDLNACMHQPSNTYSGGNKRRLNIAMALIGNPTLVLLDEPTTGVDPAARRLLWNILKSCQKMGQAIILTSHSMEECEALCNRLVIMVKGQLVCIGASQELKQRFDAGYDIHIKLNPSRTDDDVINIKKIIESSLLCEIRDENLGFIAYHVNDIGTTWEKMYNTMNDLKRQYSCIQDYAVLSATLEQLFIQFARGTELTKSKTSTVDSTTQTTNV; encoded by the exons ATGACAAAGGAATTAAGAACTTTTGGCttgcttttatataaaaatttaatagttagaAAAAAGCATTGGAAAAcgacaatatttttacaatgtttGATACCTATTagcttatttatattgatacaaGCTATAAGAGATTTCAGTGTGCAACCACCTCTTGTATTTAATGAAAGTACATATTATCCTATACAAAccaaacaaaaattaacattattaaatagagaatttacacaattatattatgtaccaCAGAATGcgtatacaaaaaatattttagaagatgTTCGTAtgtgtttaaaattatcacatGAAAATGTAGTTGGTTTTTTAACTGAGAATGATATGATTAATGCTTATACAATGTTGCAAGCCAAATCTCCTACTACAGATGTTTTAGCTCTTGTTTTtgaacaatataatacaactgacataagatataaaatcagacattcttttaaaattccaaatatattattccaaaatatGTTTGATCAACCTCATTATAATGCACAtaccatatatttaaataccatTCCATTTGTGCAATTACAAATATGTGTTGATGAAACTTTTATACATCACATAGCATCACAACCTATGATGGATATAAAG cTGTCAATACAAAGAATGCCTTATCCTCCACATGTCAAAATAGATGAATCTGATACAATGTTAAGATTGGTGATATGTATGTTTGCAGTTATTGCTTTTTTAATACCACTTTGTATAGAAACAAATTAtgcaacaaaagaaaaatatattggtgTAAATGTTTTAATGGCAATGAATGGAGTTAAACAGTATCAGAATTTATTAAGTTGGTTGATTGTTGGcattatatttagtattttttatacagtaccaataataatattatttaaaaacacttTTTCTGGAAATGTTGatccatatttatattatagtaatacttttatattttggataatACTCACAGCACATGTTGctcatttaatatcatttggTATGCATATTGCtgcatatttttcaaaac caCGTTTTGTGATAATAAcactatcaattatttattctgcTTCTTTTTCACTTCATGGACATTTAATAAGAGAAGAAATCTTTTCTATAATACCATATTTaggaatattatttccaaatatgttgttatataaattttttgaagaagtaAATGGATATGAATCTCAct taacTGGTATTCAATGGTCAAATATGTTTATTGTTGGAgatgtacaatataatattacaggatgtattggatttatatttattttttcaatttttggtactctattacatttttcattatctgtatatattaatGCTGTATTCCCAGGAAAATATGGTATTCGTAAagatccattttattttttgaag tatttaaaaaagaataaaataaatcttgatgaaaatatagaggattttgattataataacatagataatgaaaattttgaaccaATTGCAAAAGGAATACTTATTCCTGGAATACAAATCcgtaatcttaaaaaaacatataaaagtaCTTGTTTCCAAAAATCA aCAGTTCAAGCTTTAAAGGGAATTTCAATGGATTTATATAAAGGACAAATAACAGCTTTATTGGGACATAATGGGGCTGGGAAAACTACACTTATGTCTATCTTGACAG gCGTAATAAGTCCAACTGAAggaaaagttattataaatgGTAAAAACATAGCAAAACATTTACAATGTATTAGAAACAATTTGGGTTTATGCCCTCaagaaaatatagtttttcCTGATTTAAGTGtatttgaacaattaaaattttttggtcTA CTAAAaggtataaataaaacacagaaagaaattcaacaaaatgttaatatcctattggataaattaaagttacacgaaaaaagaaatgttcttccaaataaattatctGGAGGACAAAAGAGAAGATTATGTCTTGGAATGGCACTTGTTGGTGATgctgatattataattttagacgAACCAACTTCTGGAATGGATCCTGAAACTAGAAGAGATATAtgggatattattttaaaaataagaggaaagaaaacaattttaattagtacACATAATATGGAAGAGGCTGATATACTTGGAGATCGAATTGCTATTGTACATGGAGGACGATTAAAATGTTATGGCACATcaatgtttttgaaaaaacaatatgGTTATGGTCATATTGAAGTCACTTTATCAACAAAATCATGGTGTAAtgcagaaaaaattataaataaatttgatccaAGGACACAACAAATAAATGTTGATAGTGAGAAGATTGTTTTAAGTGTACCGAATACTGAAACTTTACCACAATCTTTAGATAAtgttgaaaatcaaaaaaaaaatctgggAGTTACTGGGATTAGTGTATCATTGATTACTTTAGaggaagtatttttaaaagtaattaaaaatgaagataatgGGAAGCatttgaatgaattatattgTCCTCCATCACAAAAAATAGAAGGATGGAGTTTATGCATACAAACAATTTTAGCGCTGTATCAtaagaaattgatatacaccaagaaaaatttaactaaCGTAATATTAACGTATCTTTTACCACTTTTTTCGGTCGTGTTAATAGGCTTAAGTTATGATACGCCTAGTGATTCAACGAATATATTTCCATTAGAActtaatatgtataaacatCCAAAAGctctatattcttttaaaaacgaaAGTATTGGAacagaaaattcaattcaaataaaatattttggtgGAATTACAGAaaacataaaacaaaatacaagCGTTACACAAGCTTTATTGGATCGTGCTATTCAAAATATAGCAGaatatcgtaataattatattgtttctgcagaatttaatatttctgatgGAGTTTTATATGCTAATGGTTTTTATTCTGGGATTGCAATTCACAGTGTGCCattaactataaatttattatcaaatgcattaattaaaagtatagcTGGTGATGAATATTCTATTCATGTTTCAAGCCAAAAATTACCAAATGCATTGTCTGCTACAATATTGTACATGCCAGAAAATGAATCTTTAACAAGAGTATTGATCTTTTgctgttttttctttcctacTGTAGCACTCTTTGTAGTCCATCCTTTTCAAGAAACAGAGACTAAAATGAAACAACTCCAGAGAATGACAGGAGTTACCTCTTTTTCATATTGGTTTACTATGTttacttttgatttattagTTCTTACAGATATCATAGTTATTATTGTACTAGGATTTTATGCCATGGATATCATCTTGGATATACGCTTATATTATGTGatagaaatat ttacaATGATATTACTGCTATTTCTTTTTggtataaattctttaatcatatcatatatcttcagtttcattaataaatcaagaaaCACAATAATAACTGTTTTAAGTCTTGTACCTGTTGGATTTg ttttatttcaatatcttttacaCGAAGTgattcataattttgataatctcaaaattttatattcgattcagAAAAATCTATTTCGTTTGATACCTCATGTGAGCCTATTTCATGGTCAATtgtcttttttcaatatagcTATACAAAATGCAAGATGTCGTCAATTACCAAATAGATTGCAAGATGTAGTTTGTTTAGCTGTTTCAGATATATGTTGTG GTTTGGATTGTGTGGATGGAGTATGCAAGAATcaactttcttatttttctaattatgataatgatatGAGTTTGAAAGAATGCATTATTTATCTATCCTTGACaccattaatatatttcacaatacttattattttagagGAACGTTTACCGCATAAATTCTATgctaaaatattgaatcaaaatttaaaaaatccatgTGATATAAAAGATGATCAAgtaaaaaaggagaaacatGCAGTAGCagtagaaattagaaaattattaaaccgtg gtgaagcaaaaaaaattaataagaagaaaattaaaacggTTTCTACtactgaaaataatttgttagaaagtccagaaaataataaagatagtCTATTTTTAGTTTATGAATTGAGCAAATATTATGGGAAATTAATGGCAGTGCAGGAAATTAGTTTTAGAGTAAAACAACGAGAATGTTTTGGATTACTTGGAGTTAATGGTGCTGGAAAAAGCACCACATTTAGAATGTTAACTGGTGAAGAAATACCAAATAGTGGTATCATGTACTTAGgaaattcagaaattaatattaatcgaaaagat taTCTAGCTCAAATGGGATATTGTCCACAAACTGATGCATTGCTCAATTCCTTGAATGCATTTGATCATTTAAGATTATTTGCTTTACTTCGCGGTATTCCTAAATCAAAAGTGGATTTAGAAGTTAACAAATGGATTAATAGACTCg ATTTAAATGCTTGTATGCATCAACCAAGTAATACATATAGCGGTGGTAATAAACGACGTTTGAATATTGCAATGGCACTTATTGGAAATCCGACTCTCGTTCTATTGGATGAACCAACGACGGGAGTTGATCCTGCGGCTAGAAGATTGCTTTGGAATATACTTAAATCTTGTCAAAAAATGGGACAAGCTATTATACTTACTTCTCATAG cATGGAAGAATGCGAAGCTTTATGCAATAGATTAGTCATAATGGTAAAAGGTCAATTAGTTTGCATCGGTGCAAGTCAGGAATTGAAACAACGATTCGATGCTGGTTACGATAttcacattaaattaaatccaagTCGAACGGATGATGatgttatcaatataaaaaagattatagaaTCATCTCTACTTTGTGAAATTAGAGATGAGAATTTG gGATTTATAGCGTATCACGTGAATGATATTGGAACCACATGGGAAAAGATGTATAATACAATGAACGATTTAAAAAGACAATACAGTTGTATCCAAGATTATGCTGTTTTATCTGCTACTTTAGAACAACTTTTTATTCAGTTTGCCAGAGGAACTGAATTAACAAAATCTAAAACATCTACAGTGGATTCCACTACACAAACAACAaatgtgtaa